In Lacrimispora indolis DSM 755, a genomic segment contains:
- a CDS encoding transporter substrate-binding domain-containing protein: MKKCVKRCRKALAVLLMAVMAAAAGGCSLKGDVPAGGGSAESTAKGESSASVKTIKIGIGNSFNPMCYVDENGDLQGYDYETLKKIDEQLPQYEFKYEPTEFKNILVGLDTDNYDIAVHHYGWNEERAKKYLYGTVGNFFDTGYNFRVAKGSGISVKSEEDLGGLKIAVQTSSNVAYLAEKYNTEHPDNPITVIYDDGTTEQHLAGLNSGIYDGLLSIPFVDALDKAAYGDIFDVAGSKLFYSPDKLNGCYFIYNYGDEQLKQDIDAIQQELLDSGWQKELSEKVLGADYTVDLSK; the protein is encoded by the coding sequence ATGAAAAAATGTGTAAAAAGATGCAGGAAGGCTTTGGCAGTTTTATTAATGGCCGTTATGGCAGCTGCAGCAGGAGGATGCAGTTTAAAAGGTGATGTGCCTGCTGGCGGCGGATCGGCAGAAAGCACAGCAAAGGGAGAATCATCAGCGTCTGTAAAAACCATTAAAATCGGGATTGGCAACAGCTTTAATCCCATGTGCTATGTGGATGAGAATGGAGATTTGCAGGGCTATGATTATGAGACATTAAAAAAGATAGATGAACAGCTTCCCCAATATGAATTTAAGTATGAGCCTACGGAATTTAAAAATATTTTAGTAGGTCTTGATACAGATAATTATGATATTGCTGTGCATCATTACGGCTGGAATGAAGAACGGGCAAAAAAATACTTATATGGAACCGTAGGGAATTTTTTTGATACCGGATATAATTTCAGGGTTGCAAAAGGCTCAGGAATATCAGTGAAAAGTGAAGAAGATTTAGGCGGACTTAAAATTGCGGTACAGACATCTTCCAATGTGGCTTACTTGGCAGAAAAATATAACACGGAGCATCCGGATAACCCGATTACCGTTATTTATGATGACGGAACAACGGAACAGCATCTGGCAGGCTTAAACAGCGGTATTTACGACGGGCTCCTCAGTATACCATTTGTAGATGCCCTGGATAAAGCGGCATATGGAGATATTTTTGATGTTGCCGGTTCCAAGCTGTTTTATAGCCCTGATAAGCTGAACGGCTGCTATTTTATCTATAATTACGGCGATGAACAGCTTAAGCAGGATATTGATGCAATACAGCAGGAATTGCTGGATTCCGGCTGGCAAAAGGAACTTTCCGAAAAAGTTCTGGGCGCCGATTATACCGTAGATCTAAGTAAATAA
- a CDS encoding amino acid ABC transporter permease encodes MNIKLNYIVECFWNAVRYIPGTLYIAALVLIIGIIFGTLIALGRTYRIKGLSFFLDLYVVIFKAVPVNLLIVASGLVFAMKFNDFAKALGLAVRVNDIHMLYVGVFALSFTCTTQLSENIRGALASIPKGQYEAGYSVGLTPNQTFCRIVFPQLLLVLVPVLAGSIISIIKATSLVILIGVMDILNGALKYANAAYCFFEAYLAAALIYWLFSLIIQWGGNALEQRLGRYRKEL; translated from the coding sequence ATGAATATAAAATTAAATTATATTGTGGAATGTTTCTGGAACGCGGTCAGATATATCCCAGGCACCCTGTATATTGCAGCACTGGTCCTGATTATCGGGATTATATTCGGGACGCTGATCGCCCTTGGAAGAACATATCGGATCAAAGGACTATCTTTTTTCCTTGATCTTTATGTTGTTATATTTAAGGCGGTTCCCGTTAATCTTTTAATCGTTGCATCAGGACTTGTATTTGCCATGAAGTTTAATGATTTTGCAAAGGCGCTTGGTCTGGCAGTCCGGGTAAATGATATCCATATGCTGTATGTAGGAGTTTTTGCACTGTCTTTCACCTGTACCACCCAGCTTTCTGAAAATATAAGGGGAGCCCTTGCTTCTATTCCAAAGGGACAATATGAGGCGGGATATTCCGTTGGCCTGACCCCTAATCAGACATTTTGCCGAATTGTTTTTCCCCAGCTTTTACTGGTTCTGGTTCCTGTCCTGGCAGGAAGCATTATTTCTATTATCAAAGCCACTTCCCTGGTAATTTTGATCGGAGTGATGGACATATTAAACGGTGCTTTAAAATATGCCAACGCGGCTTACTGCTTCTTTGAAGCTTATCTGGCGGCAGCTTTGATCTACTGGCTGTTCAGCCTGATCATTCAATGGGGCGGCAATGCCCTGGAACAGCGTCTTGGAAGATACAGAAAGGAACTGTAA
- a CDS encoding amino acid ABC transporter permease gives MAGDFFSFQRVMEYFPKVLSKLPVTLNIVLVSIAIAIVLATAIAMIRIKRLPVLNQLSAVYVSFVRGTPILVQMFLVYYGMPLFITALVGNNITSEWNKLIFVYIAYGLNEAGFLSEHIRAAILSVPAGQAEAGYSVGLSGTQTFYRIVMPQAFRVLLPGFSTMLVGLLPATSLAYMLGVTDMMGKVKAIGTVTFHTLEGYFCAAVIFVVASFILERFCVCLSEQLNYEKKIKEA, from the coding sequence ATGGCAGGTGATTTTTTTTCCTTTCAGCGGGTAATGGAATATTTTCCAAAGGTACTCTCAAAATTACCGGTTACCTTAAACATTGTATTGGTTTCCATTGCAATTGCCATTGTACTGGCAACTGCTATCGCAATGATCCGTATCAAAAGACTGCCTGTATTAAACCAATTGTCAGCCGTATATGTATCCTTTGTAAGAGGGACCCCCATTCTGGTACAAATGTTTCTGGTGTATTATGGAATGCCCCTTTTCATTACGGCCCTTGTGGGAAACAATATCACATCAGAATGGAATAAACTGATTTTTGTATACATAGCCTACGGATTAAATGAAGCCGGTTTTTTGTCAGAGCATATACGGGCAGCGATATTATCAGTGCCTGCTGGCCAGGCAGAAGCAGGATACTCCGTCGGATTAAGCGGAACCCAGACTTTTTATCGGATCGTCATGCCTCAGGCCTTCCGCGTTTTGCTTCCCGGTTTCAGCACCATGCTGGTGGGACTTCTTCCTGCCACTTCCTTAGCCTATATGCTGGGTGTCACGGATATGATGGGAAAGGTCAAGGCAATTGGAACCGTTACATTTCATACGTTAGAGGGATACTTTTGTGCGGCAGTTATCTTTGTAGTGGCGAGCTTTATACTTGAACGCTTTTGTGTCTGTCTTTCAGAACAGTTAAATTATGAAAAGAAAATAAAAGAGGCGTAA